Proteins from a genomic interval of Helicobacter pylori Shi112:
- a CDS encoding CopD family copper resistance protein, whose translation MDAIYPYVLVVHLLCAIIFIGYLFFDGVIFPNVKKMFGEEFANKANTGITQRAVKIMPLCVLGLVLTGGMMLSQYMGGDKGWCETPFQKILMLKVILALSIFLLVLFSLSCKFLGKKNPIGKYIHPIALTFGFLIAILAKTMWFV comes from the coding sequence ATGGATGCGATTTATCCTTATGTGTTGGTTGTTCATTTATTGTGCGCCATTATTTTTATTGGCTACTTGTTTTTTGATGGGGTAATTTTCCCTAATGTGAAGAAAATGTTTGGCGAAGAGTTTGCCAATAAGGCAAATACAGGAATCACTCAAAGAGCGGTTAAAATCATGCCCTTATGCGTTTTAGGACTTGTTTTAACGGGGGGCATGATGCTTAGCCAATACATGGGGGGCGATAAAGGCTGGTGTGAAACCCCTTTTCAAAAGATACTCATGCTTAAAGTGATCTTAGCGTTAAGCATTTTTCTTTTGGTGCTTTTTTCTTTATCGTGTAAGTTTTTGGGCAAGAAAAACCCCATTGGTAAATATATCCACCCTATCGCTCTAACTTTTGGTTTTTTAATTGCCATTTTAGCCAAAACGATGTGGTTTGTTTAA
- the plsY gene encoding glycerol-3-phosphate 1-O-acyltransferase PlsY — protein sequence MESVLNFLTNINVIFTLLGYLIGGIPFGYALMKIFYGMDITKIGSGGIGATNVLRALQSKGVSNAKQMALLVLILDLFKGMFAVFLSKLFGLDYSLQWMVAIASILGHCYSPFLNFNGGKGVSTIMGSVVLLIPIESLIGLVVWFFVGKVLKISSLASILGVGTATVLIFFVPYMHIPDSVNILKEVGTQTPMVLIFIFTLIKHAGNIFNLLAGKEKKVL from the coding sequence ATGGAAAGCGTTTTAAATTTCCTAACCAATATCAATGTGATTTTCACCCTTTTGGGCTATCTTATTGGGGGGATTCCTTTTGGCTATGCGTTAATGAAAATCTTTTACGGCATGGATATTACTAAAATCGGATCGGGGGGCATTGGTGCAACGAATGTCTTGCGCGCTTTACAAAGTAAGGGCGTGAGTAACGCTAAACAAATGGCGCTATTAGTCTTAATCTTGGATCTTTTCAAAGGCATGTTTGCGGTGTTTTTGAGCAAATTGTTTGGGTTGGATTATAGTTTGCAATGGATGGTCGCTATCGCTAGCATTTTAGGGCATTGCTATTCGCCTTTTTTGAATTTCAATGGAGGTAAGGGCGTTTCTACGATCATGGGCTCTGTGGTGTTGCTCATTCCTATTGAAAGCCTGATTGGTTTAGTGGTGTGGTTTTTTGTGGGCAAGGTGCTTAAAATCTCTTCACTCGCTAGCATTCTAGGGGTAGGCACAGCGACTGTTCTTATCTTTTTTGTGCCTTATATGCATATCCCAGATAGCGTCAATATCCTTAAAGAAGTCGGCACGCAAACGCCTATGGTGCTTATTTTTATTTTTACCCTTATCAAGCATGCGGGCAATATTTTTAATTTATTAGCCGGCAAAGAAAAGAAAGTCCTATGA
- a CDS encoding saccharopine dehydrogenase family protein, whose translation MHTVLQIGAGGVGSVVVHKMGMNRDVFKNIILASRSLDKCYAIKESMLKKGLGEISVEQVDADDTQALVALIKKYKPKVVINVALPYQDLTIMQACLETKTHYIDTANYEHPDLAKFEYKEQWAFDRAYKEARILGILGAGFDPGVTNAYVAHAQKHHFDTIHTLDILDCNAGDHKRPFATNFNPEINLREVSSKGRYYENGKWIETKPLEIKQVWAYPQIGEMDSYLLYHEELESLVKNIKGLRRARFFMTFSQNYLTHMKCLENVGMLGIKEIEHQGVKIVPIQFLKTLLPDPATLAKDTTGKTNIGCYMTGIKNNQDKTLYIYNVCDHKKCYEEVGSQAISYTTGVPAMCAAKMICNDTWSADHFRAGVFNIEELNTDPFMEELVRQGLPYEVIER comes from the coding sequence TTGCATACAGTATTACAAATTGGAGCTGGTGGCGTAGGCAGTGTGGTAGTGCACAAAATGGGCATGAACAGAGATGTGTTTAAAAATATCATTTTAGCGAGCAGAAGCTTGGACAAATGCTATGCGATTAAAGAAAGCATGCTCAAAAAGGGTTTGGGGGAAATCAGCGTTGAGCAAGTGGATGCAGATGATACGCAAGCCTTAGTCGCTTTAATCAAAAAATACAAGCCTAAAGTCGTTATTAATGTGGCTTTACCCTATCAGGATTTAACGATCATGCAAGCATGTTTAGAAACTAAAACGCATTACATTGACACCGCCAATTACGAACACCCGGATTTAGCGAAATTTGAATACAAAGAGCAATGGGCGTTTGATAGGGCCTATAAAGAAGCAAGGATTTTAGGGATTTTAGGGGCTGGGTTTGATCCGGGCGTGACTAACGCTTATGTCGCTCACGCTCAAAAACACCATTTTGACACTATCCACACTTTAGATATTTTAGATTGCAACGCTGGGGATCACAAACGCCCTTTTGCGACGAATTTTAACCCTGAAATCAATTTGAGGGAAGTCAGCTCTAAAGGGCGTTATTATGAAAATGGCAAATGGATTGAAACAAAGCCTTTAGAAATCAAGCAAGTGTGGGCTTACCCGCAGATTGGCGAAATGGATTCGTATCTTTTATACCATGAAGAATTGGAATCGTTAGTCAAAAACATTAAAGGCTTGAGGAGGGCGAGGTTTTTTATGACTTTCTCTCAAAATTATTTAACCCACATGAAATGCTTAGAAAATGTCGGCATGCTAGGCATTAAAGAAATAGAGCATCAAGGCGTAAAAATCGTGCCGATACAATTTTTAAAAACCCTGCTTCCCGATCCAGCAACTCTAGCCAAAGACACCACCGGCAAAACCAATATTGGGTGCTATATGACCGGCATTAAAAACAACCAAGACAAAACGCTCTACATTTACAATGTGTGCGATCACAAGAAATGCTATGAAGAAGTGGGTTCGCAAGCCATAAGCTACACCACCGGCGTGCCAGCGATGTGCGCGGCTAAAATGATTTGCAATGACACTTGGAGCGCGGATCATTTTAGGGCTGGGGTGTTTAACATAGAAGAATTAAACACCGATCCCTTTATGGAAGAATTGGTTAGGCAAGGCTTGCCTTATGAAGTGATTGAGCGCTAG
- the ccoG gene encoding cytochrome c oxidase accessory protein CcoG: MLESSSHFLKSFRLKRYIGFLLISLALLITPFIRINGAHLFLISFEHKQLHFLGKIFSAEELQVMPFMVILLFIGIFFITTSLGRVWCGWACPQTFLRVLYRDVIETKIFKLHKKISNKQESPKNTPSYKARKVLSVLLFAPVVAGLMMLFFFYFIAPEDFFMYLKNPSDHPIAMGFWLFSTAVVLFDIVVVAERFCIYLCPYARVQSVLYDNDTLNPIYDEKRGGALYNNQGHLFPLPPKKRNPENECVNCLHCVQVCPTHIDIRKGLQLECINCLECVDACTITMAKFNRPSLIQWSSTNAINTRQKVRLVRLKTIAYLGVIAIVIALLAITSFKKERMLLDINRNSDLYELRSRGYVDNDYVFLFHNTDNKDHEFYFKILGQKGIQIKKPLNPIAIKAGQKIKAVVILRKPLKNNATEYKNAKDALIPITIQAYSADDKDITIERESVFIAPSED, from the coding sequence ATGCTTGAATCTTCTAGCCATTTTTTAAAATCGTTTCGCTTGAAGCGCTATATTGGGTTTTTATTGATTTCTTTAGCGCTATTAATCACGCCCTTCATTCGCATTAATGGGGCGCATTTGTTTTTGATCTCCTTTGAGCATAAGCAGTTGCATTTTTTAGGCAAGATCTTTAGCGCTGAAGAATTGCAAGTCATGCCTTTTATGGTTATTTTGCTTTTTATAGGGATTTTTTTCATCACCACTAGCCTTGGGCGTGTGTGGTGCGGGTGGGCTTGCCCGCAAACCTTTTTAAGGGTGCTTTATAGAGATGTGATTGAAACTAAGATTTTCAAACTCCATAAAAAGATCAGCAACAAGCAAGAAAGCCCTAAAAACACCCCAAGCTATAAGGCGCGTAAAGTATTGAGCGTTTTGTTGTTCGCTCCTGTTGTGGCGGGGCTAATGATGTTATTTTTCTTTTATTTCATCGCCCCTGAAGATTTTTTTATGTATCTTAAAAACCCTAGCGATCACCCTATTGCTATGGGTTTTTGGCTTTTTAGCACGGCTGTGGTGCTGTTTGATATAGTGGTGGTTGCGGAGCGTTTTTGCATTTATTTATGCCCTTATGCTAGGGTGCAATCGGTGTTGTATGACAATGACACCTTAAACCCCATTTATGATGAAAAGCGCGGCGGAGCGCTTTATAACAATCAGGGTCATCTCTTCCCCTTACCCCCCAAAAAACGCAACCCAGAAAACGAATGCGTGAATTGTTTGCATTGCGTGCAGGTTTGCCCCACGCACATTGACATCAGGAAGGGCTTGCAATTAGAATGCATCAATTGCTTAGAATGCGTGGATGCATGCACAATTACCATGGCCAAATTCAACCGCCCTTCACTCATCCAATGGTCTTCAACTAACGCCATTAATACGCGCCAAAAAGTGCGCCTGGTGCGTTTAAAAACGATCGCTTATTTGGGGGTTATCGCTATTGTGATCGCTCTTTTAGCCATCACTTCGTTTAAAAAAGAACGCATGCTCTTAGACATTAACCGCAACAGCGATCTGTATGAATTGCGCTCTAGGGGGTATGTGGATAACGATTATGTGTTTTTATTCCACAACACGGACAATAAAGACCATGAGTTTTATTTCAAAATTTTAGGGCAAAAAGGCATTCAAATCAAAAAGCCTTTAAACCCTATCGCCATTAAAGCCGGGCAAAAGATTAAAGCGGTAGTGATTTTAAGAAAACCCCTAAAAAATAACGCCACAGAATACAAGAACGCTAAAGACGCTCTCATCCCCATTACAATACAAGCTTATAGCGCGGATGATAAGGATATTACGATAGAAAGGGAATCGGTGTTTATTGCGCCAAGTGAGGATTGA
- a CDS encoding bifunctional diaminohydroxyphosphoribosylaminopyrimidine deaminase/5-amino-6-(5-phosphoribosylamino)uracil reductase, whose protein sequence is MRLYESLLEICLNKAWEHQTLALENPSVACMVLDKNHEILSLETHKKAKTPHAEVLAAQSALKILRPGLKNDLEKLEDPKTLSDFLKTHHDNAFKDCVFLITLEPCNSYGKTPACSGLLEILKPKRVVIATEENEAKKGGLARLQKARIEGVVCESLENKAKDLLLPFRIMEQKGRFNLFKLALRMNGDYCHGKITGQKSVIFTHNQRAICDTLIVSGKTIRTDNPLLDARFCDSFYQNKNPNIAILSKHSIDPNSKVFSAPNRLVNAFYDPKDLPLEKGFNFIEGGWELFESLRDKIDALLLHSHASMINEAFSAFALKTPFKGRLLHAQILENEALLWIENS, encoded by the coding sequence ATGAGACTTTATGAGAGTTTATTAGAAATTTGCTTGAATAAGGCATGGGAGCATCAAACCCTAGCCCTAGAAAACCCAAGCGTGGCTTGCATGGTGCTAGATAAAAACCATGAAATCTTGAGTTTAGAAACCCACAAAAAAGCCAAAACCCCACATGCAGAAGTCTTAGCCGCCCAATCAGCGTTAAAGATTTTACGCCCCGGTTTGAAAAACGATTTAGAAAAATTAGAAGACCCTAAAACTTTAAGCGATTTTTTAAAAACCCACCACGACAACGCTTTTAAAGACTGCGTTTTTTTAATCACCCTAGAGCCATGTAATTCTTATGGTAAAACCCCGGCGTGCAGTGGGTTGTTAGAAATTTTAAAGCCTAAAAGAGTGGTCATTGCCACAGAAGAAAACGAAGCGAAAAAAGGGGGTTTAGCAAGGCTGCAAAAGGCTCGTATTGAAGGGGTGGTTTGTGAGAGTTTGGAAAACAAGGCTAAAGACTTGCTCCTGCCTTTTAGGATAATGGAACAAAAGGGGCGTTTTAATTTGTTCAAACTCGCTTTAAGGATGAATGGGGATTATTGTCATGGCAAAATCACCGGGCAAAAAAGCGTTATTTTCACGCACAACCAGCGAGCAATATGCGACACGCTTATTGTTTCTGGGAAAACCATAAGAACGGATAACCCCTTATTAGACGCTCGCTTTTGCGATAGCTTTTATCAAAATAAAAACCCCAATATCGCTATTTTATCCAAGCATTCAATTGACCCCAATTCAAAGGTTTTTTCTGCACCTAATCGTTTGGTTAATGCTTTCTATGACCCTAAAGATTTGCCCCTAGAGAAGGGGTTTAATTTCATTGAAGGGGGGTGGGAATTGTTTGAGAGCTTGAGGGATAAAATAGATGCATTGCTTTTGCATTCGCATGCGTCTATGATTAACGAAGCGTTTAGCGCATTCGCTCTAAAAACCCCTTTTAAAGGGCGGTTGTTGCATGCGCAAATCTTAGAAAATGAAGCCCTTTTATGGATAGAAAACTCTTAA
- the gltS gene encoding sodium/glutamate symporter, protein MQEIKLDIYATLVCMVLVLLLGRYVISKVKFLRDYDIPEPVVGGVLVAFAIMLARQFYNFGLQFDSSLKDPLMLTFFITIGLSADFKSLQKGGKMLAVFLLAVAGFVVCQNAVGISIASLLGVNPLMGLLGGSIALVGGHGTSAAWANFFTQPPYNFSSSLEVGMACATFGLVSGGIIGGPVAKYLISKYKLEPKDTKEKDTLEGVMSKGFETPKEQRLITASSFVETLALIAIALLVGTFLSHLMPKSFTLPTFVWCLFVGVILRNTLSFFKIHSVFDREVSVIGNVSLSLFLAYALMSVNLLQLLKLAVPLAVILSVQVAVMILYVVLVTFRVCGKDYDAAVLCAGHCGFGLGATPTAMVNMQTITNHYGPSHVAFIVVPLVGAFFVDIINALAIKGFLLLPFFPS, encoded by the coding sequence TTGCAAGAAATTAAGTTGGATATTTATGCCACTTTGGTGTGCATGGTTTTAGTGCTGCTTTTGGGGCGTTATGTGATTTCTAAAGTCAAGTTTTTGCGCGATTATGATATTCCAGAGCCCGTTGTGGGCGGGGTTTTAGTCGCTTTTGCTATCATGTTAGCGCGTCAGTTTTACAATTTTGGCTTGCAATTTGATTCTTCTTTAAAAGATCCTTTAATGCTGACTTTTTTTATCACCATTGGTTTGAGCGCGGATTTCAAATCTTTACAAAAAGGCGGGAAAATGCTTGCGGTTTTTTTGCTGGCTGTGGCGGGGTTTGTGGTGTGTCAAAATGCAGTGGGGATTTCTATCGCTAGCCTTTTAGGGGTCAATCCTTTAATGGGGCTTTTAGGGGGGTCTATCGCTTTAGTGGGAGGGCATGGCACTAGCGCGGCATGGGCTAATTTTTTCACCCAACCACCTTATAATTTTAGCTCCAGCTTAGAAGTGGGCATGGCGTGCGCGACTTTTGGCTTGGTGAGTGGGGGGATTATTGGAGGGCCTGTCGCTAAATATTTGATCTCAAAATACAAACTAGAACCTAAAGACACTAAAGAAAAAGATACTTTAGAGGGCGTGATGTCTAAAGGCTTTGAAACCCCTAAAGAGCAGCGCCTAATCACCGCATCCAGTTTTGTAGAAACTTTAGCTTTAATTGCGATCGCTTTATTGGTGGGGACTTTTTTATCGCATTTGATGCCTAAAAGCTTCACCTTGCCGACTTTTGTGTGGTGCTTGTTTGTAGGGGTTATTTTAAGAAACACCTTGTCGTTTTTTAAAATCCATAGCGTGTTTGACAGAGAGGTTTCAGTCATAGGGAATGTGAGTTTGAGTCTGTTTTTAGCCTACGCTTTAATGAGCGTGAATTTATTGCAATTGCTAAAACTCGCTGTGCCGTTAGCGGTTATTTTGAGCGTTCAAGTGGCGGTTATGATCCTTTATGTGGTGCTTGTAACCTTTAGGGTATGTGGGAAGGATTATGACGCGGCGGTGTTGTGCGCGGGGCATTGCGGTTTTGGGCTTGGAGCGACCCCAACGGCTATGGTGAATATGCAAACCATCACCAACCACTACGGGCCATCGCATGTAGCGTTTATCGTCGTGCCTTTAGTGGGAGCGTTTTTTGTTGATATTATTAACGCTTTAGCGATTAAAGGCTTTTTGCTCTTGCCTTTTTTCCCATCATGA
- a CDS encoding heavy metal translocating P-type ATPase, which translates to MKCSHCQLEFKESELFKEVINHKELYFCCTGCARVYALLSDLNLESFYDKLNDSTLAPVTPQDSMSALELEQTLEENNKGDFILNLLLEKTHCNACLWLNQKVLERLKGVKKVSVNFTTHHLQIVFDKSLSPKEIVQKIESLGYGAKIYNAKNYALKAQKEQRSYLLTLSVGFFATMNLMFIVIAKYASYGSASYGGASYGIGMDKLMQRNLDLVSLFLSLLVLVVVGRFFIKGAFYGLKNGVLGMDLSVSFGALSAFVYSIYAMLVSQETYFEASSTILTLVFGSKFLELKARLFANEKCLALESHEIHSVIVVENGKQIEKHPKDVAIGSVVLVPSGAKIALDGALLNHASVDASLISGEFKPLELGVNDQILGGYVNVGAPFSYQVSANFQNSRLSSLLETLKKSFLEKPLIESSANKIADIFSKAVLFLAFISFLLWQFGLGGNFEKALMVCISVLVISCPCAFALATPIALVIGVFKNPLIVFKEALFLETLAKVKKIFIDKTGTLTQKEVLLKEKIIYEEFDERLLKSLLKVREHLAHSAILKSLDSDEVSLEKIEFFAHGLKASYHNETLLVGSLKFLNAMGVNIKAKESANIMVGFAKNKTLCALFILEERLKNNAKEVIQALQNKGLELEILSGDNESSVKECAKKLGISNYHANLTPEDKAQIISSYKGVCAMIGDGNNDALALKQASVSLGFEKSALSKSACDILLLEEDLSLLKKAFDNAQKVYQVVLQNIVLSLIYNAILIPVAMLGYINPLIASLSMSGSSLLVVLNSLRLKRS; encoded by the coding sequence ATGAAATGTTCGCATTGCCAGTTGGAGTTTAAAGAAAGTGAGCTTTTTAAAGAGGTGATCAATCATAAAGAATTGTATTTTTGTTGCACGGGGTGCGCTAGGGTGTATGCGTTATTGTCAGATTTGAATTTAGAGAGCTTTTATGACAAATTAAACGATTCCACTTTAGCCCCCGTAACGCCCCAAGATTCAATGAGCGCTTTAGAATTAGAACAGACCCTTGAAGAAAACAATAAGGGCGATTTTATCCTTAATCTTTTGTTAGAAAAAACGCATTGTAACGCTTGCTTGTGGCTCAATCAAAAGGTTTTAGAGCGTTTAAAGGGGGTTAAAAAAGTGAGCGTGAATTTCACCACCCACCATTTGCAAATCGTGTTTGACAAGTCTTTAAGCCCTAAAGAGATCGTTCAAAAAATTGAGAGTTTGGGCTATGGGGCTAAAATTTATAACGCAAAAAATTACGCTCTAAAAGCCCAAAAAGAGCAACGCTCCTATTTGCTCACTTTAAGCGTGGGGTTTTTTGCCACCATGAATTTGATGTTTATTGTAATTGCCAAATACGCAAGTTATGGTAGCGCGAGTTATGGCGGTGCGAGTTATGGCATTGGCATGGATAAGCTCATGCAAAGGAATTTGGATCTCGTGTCGCTCTTTTTAAGCTTGTTGGTGCTAGTGGTTGTGGGGCGTTTTTTCATTAAGGGGGCGTTTTATGGGCTAAAAAATGGCGTTTTGGGCATGGATTTGAGCGTGTCTTTTGGAGCGTTATCGGCGTTTGTTTATTCTATTTATGCCATGCTGGTGTCCCAAGAGACTTATTTTGAAGCGAGCAGCACGATTTTAACGCTTGTTTTTGGCTCTAAGTTTTTGGAATTAAAAGCTAGGCTGTTTGCGAATGAAAAATGTCTGGCCCTAGAATCGCATGAAATCCATAGCGTGATCGTTGTAGAAAATGGCAAGCAAATAGAAAAACACCCTAAAGATGTCGCTATAGGCTCTGTTGTTTTGGTGCCAAGCGGGGCTAAAATCGCTTTAGATGGTGCGCTTTTAAATCATGCGAGCGTGGATGCGTCTTTGATCAGTGGGGAGTTTAAGCCTTTGGAATTGGGGGTTAATGATCAAATTTTAGGGGGTTATGTGAATGTGGGTGCGCCTTTTAGCTATCAAGTGAGTGCTAATTTTCAAAACTCACGCCTTTCTAGTTTGTTAGAAACTTTAAAAAAGAGTTTTTTAGAAAAGCCCTTAATTGAGAGCAGCGCGAATAAAATTGCGGATATTTTTTCTAAAGCGGTGTTGTTTTTAGCTTTTATAAGTTTTTTATTATGGCAATTTGGTTTGGGGGGTAATTTTGAAAAAGCCTTAATGGTGTGCATTAGCGTGTTAGTCATCAGTTGCCCTTGCGCGTTCGCTCTGGCTACGCCCATTGCGTTAGTGATAGGGGTGTTTAAAAACCCTTTGATCGTGTTTAAAGAAGCGTTGTTTTTAGAAACTCTGGCTAAAGTGAAAAAAATCTTTATAGACAAAACCGGCACGCTCACGCAAAAAGAAGTCCTTTTAAAAGAAAAAATCATTTATGAAGAATTTGACGAAAGGCTTTTAAAGAGCCTTTTAAAAGTGAGAGAGCATTTAGCCCATAGCGCGATTCTTAAATCGCTAGATAGCGATGAGGTTAGTTTAGAAAAGATAGAGTTTTTCGCTCATGGCCTGAAAGCGAGCTACCATAATGAAACTTTGCTAGTGGGGAGTTTGAAATTTTTAAACGCTATGGGGGTTAATATAAAGGCTAAAGAGAGCGCTAATATCATGGTAGGCTTTGCGAAAAATAAGACCTTATGCGCGTTATTCATTTTAGAGGAGCGTTTGAAAAATAACGCTAAAGAAGTTATTCAGGCTTTACAAAATAAAGGCTTAGAATTAGAAATTTTAAGCGGGGATAATGAAAGCTCGGTTAAGGAGTGCGCGAAAAAATTAGGGATTTCTAATTATCATGCCAATTTGACCCCTGAAGATAAGGCTCAAATCATCAGTTCTTATAAGGGCGTGTGCGCGATGATAGGCGATGGCAATAATGACGCGCTAGCTTTAAAACAAGCGAGCGTTTCTTTAGGGTTTGAAAAAAGCGCTTTGAGTAAGAGTGCATGCGATATTTTGCTTTTAGAAGAGGATTTGAGTTTGCTGAAAAAAGCGTTTGATAACGCTCAAAAAGTCTATCAAGTGGTGTTGCAAAACATTGTTTTGAGCTTGATTTATAACGCTATTTTAATCCCGGTCGCTATGCTAGGATATATTAACCCTTTAATAGCGAGTTTGAGCATGAGTGGTAGTTCGCTCTTAGTGGTCTTAAATTCTTTGAGGTTGAAACGCTCTTAA
- a CDS encoding outer membrane protein → MFNFMTRKKNRMQDCKMVGKNFNRKESVLIAQSLDISKKGSVILGALLSSLWLTNPLNAHEKNGAFVGISLEVGRADQKTNAYKNGGLFQVPFGDVSANDNGKVPDGQTGGCQPASGTPGTPGYTEANCVVNWTSRTMLSTNKNIPGRNQPMYGLGVMTGYKHFIGKKRWFGLRYYGFFDYGHTNFSNSRAANAISPFYLSDQKADMYTYGFGTDMLFNIIDKPKATAGFFVGVNFAGNTWTNNRVGYFKDGYVYGVNTDADAYMTNADGTITCGDTTPASCNVGINPNSVYTTGKLNAKVNHTIFQFLVNVGIRTNIFEHHGIEFGIKIPTLPNYFFKGSTTIKEQSQGPLKDGKPTTITGAETNFSLTQTLRRQYSMYLRYVYTF, encoded by the coding sequence ATGTTCAATTTTATGACAAGGAAGAAAAATAGAATGCAAGATTGCAAAATGGTTGGTAAAAATTTTAATCGTAAGGAATCTGTTTTGATAGCTCAATCTTTAGATATTTCTAAAAAAGGTTCGGTAATTTTAGGCGCTCTTTTGAGTTCGTTATGGCTGACAAACCCTTTAAATGCCCATGAAAAGAATGGCGCGTTTGTGGGGATTAGCTTGGAAGTGGGTAGGGCTGATCAAAAGACAAACGCTTATAAAAACGGTGGGTTGTTTCAAGTGCCTTTTGGCGATGTTTCGGCTAATGATAATGGCAAAGTTCCTGACGGGCAGACCGGTGGCTGTCAGCCAGCTTCAGGGACGCCAGGAACGCCAGGCTATACTGAAGCTAACTGCGTGGTCAATTGGACTTCGCGCACCATGCTTAGCACCAATAAAAACATTCCTGGCCGTAACCAGCCGATGTATGGGCTAGGCGTGATGACAGGCTATAAGCATTTTATCGGTAAAAAAAGGTGGTTTGGGTTGCGCTATTATGGCTTTTTTGATTATGGGCATACCAATTTCTCTAACTCCAGGGCCGCTAACGCTATATCGCCTTTTTATTTGAGCGATCAAAAAGCAGACATGTATACTTATGGTTTTGGCACAGACATGCTTTTTAACATTATAGATAAGCCTAAAGCCACGGCCGGGTTTTTTGTGGGCGTGAATTTTGCGGGTAACACTTGGACTAATAATCGTGTGGGGTATTTTAAGGACGGGTATGTTTATGGCGTCAATACCGACGCTGACGCTTACATGACTAACGCTGATGGCACGATCACATGCGGGGACACGACGCCGGCGAGTTGTAATGTAGGGATTAACCCTAATAGCGTCTATACCACAGGAAAATTAAACGCTAAAGTGAATCACACGATTTTCCAATTTTTAGTGAATGTGGGCATTAGGACTAATATTTTTGAACACCATGGCATTGAGTTTGGTATCAAAATCCCCACGCTCCCCAATTACTTTTTCAAAGGCTCTACCACTATTAAAGAGCAAAGCCAAGGTCCGCTAAAAGACGGCAAACCAACCACTATCACCGGAGCAGAAACCAATTTCAGCTTAACCCAAACCTTACGCCGTCAGTATTCTATGTATTTGCGCTATGTTTATACTTTTTAA
- a CDS encoding tRNA1(Val) (adenine(37)-N6)-methyltransferase, whose amino-acid sequence MDRKLLRLYQPLNAYSYNSDSLFLYDFSRPFIKNSGAILDIGSGCGVLGLLCARDNPLASVHLVEKDGKMAFCSQKNALKFPNAQVFESDFLDFKPPILYDVIVCNPPFYALGSIKSKIKGHARHQSELDFASLAAKVKKCLKPKGYFIFCYEALSLCLVIESLKSAKLTLETLRFVQSFKDKNAHLMLGAARNNSKSTLKVLPPLITHHSKNQSDNTKEVLSIYQICNTYSIKALLN is encoded by the coding sequence ATGGATAGAAAACTCTTAAGATTATACCAGCCTTTAAACGCTTATTCTTACAATAGCGATTCGCTTTTTTTATACGATTTTTCACGCCCTTTTATCAAAAATAGCGGCGCGATTTTAGACATAGGCTCAGGGTGTGGGGTTTTAGGCTTACTCTGCGCTAGAGATAACCCGCTAGCGAGCGTTCATTTAGTGGAAAAGGATGGCAAAATGGCGTTTTGCTCCCAAAAAAACGCCCTTAAATTCCCCAACGCCCAAGTGTTTGAAAGCGATTTTTTAGATTTCAAACCCCCGATTTTGTATGATGTGATTGTGTGCAACCCTCCTTTTTATGCCTTAGGCTCTATCAAATCTAAAATTAAAGGGCATGCGAGACACCAGAGCGAATTAGATTTCGCTTCTTTAGCGGCTAAAGTGAAAAAATGCCTAAAACCTAAAGGGTATTTTATTTTTTGTTATGAAGCCTTGTCGCTTTGCTTGGTCATAGAGAGTTTAAAAAGCGCTAAACTCACGCTAGAAACTTTAAGGTTTGTCCAAAGTTTTAAAGACAAAAACGCCCATTTGATGCTTGGAGCGGCTAGGAATAATTCCAAAAGCACTCTAAAAGTTTTACCCCCTTTAATCACGCATCATTCCAAAAACCAAAGCGACAACACCAAAGAAGTTCTAAGTATCTATCAAATTTGTAACACTTATTCTATCAAAGCGCTTCTAAATTAG
- a CDS encoding dihydroneopterin aldolase → MKTQQGVHIHNLVFETILGILEFERLKPQKISVNLDLFYTQLPNKAYLDYIKIQELIQKMMQENQYLLIEDALKDLSHALKTRYSEISELHLRISKLEISPNSQVGASVKIRYENDL, encoded by the coding sequence ATGAAAACCCAACAAGGCGTTCATATCCATAACCTTGTGTTTGAAACGATTTTGGGGATTTTAGAATTTGAACGCTTAAAACCCCAAAAAATAAGCGTGAATTTGGATCTTTTCTACACGCAATTACCCAATAAGGCTTATTTGGACTACATAAAAATCCAAGAGCTTATTCAAAAAATGATGCAAGAAAACCAATACTTACTCATTGAAGACGCCCTGAAAGATTTGAGCCATGCTTTAAAAACGCGCTATAGTGAAATCTCTGAGCTTCATTTAAGAATCAGCAAGTTAGAAATTTCTCCAAATTCTCAAGTGGGAGCGAGCGTGAAAATTCGCTATGAAAACGATCTTTAG